A section of the Diabrotica virgifera virgifera chromosome 8, PGI_DIABVI_V3a genome encodes:
- the LOC126889819 gene encoding uncharacterized protein LOC126889819 yields the protein MPRNYKRVTEKASWREKELQGALRAIQNGMSLRKAAIKFSIPKSTLHERLKNGTAPSGPSLGRKPVFSVEAENALAVQIKKLAKVFYGITPQEVRRCAFGFAQSNNIRVPFNQERKMAGKDWERGFISRHNITLRKPEATSINRITAFSRNEVTIFFNNLSRLMEKYAFSPNKIYNCDETGVTTVQRPPKIYAEKGQKRVGFVTSWERGKTTTAMCAVNATGTYIPPMFIFARQRMASHLQRNGPPGALYTCSKNGWITEDIFLTWLQHFQAFVKASKEDPVLLIMDNHSTHCTLQAYNFCRDNGIAVLTIPPHSSHRLQPLDVSFYFPLKTAFNSECSKYLTSHPGEKITPSEIAELFNLAFSRVATPEKAIKGFKETGIFPYNPDVFTDEDFAPAEAFQSTVSDALQEPTQAEKLLKTNETTPEKNSSVNETELKMFPLPR from the coding sequence ATGCCGCGGAATTATAAAAGAGTCACCGAAAAAGCTTCGTGGAGAGAGAAGGAGTTGCAAGGAGCACTCCGTGCTATACAGAATGGTATGTCGTTAAGAAAAGCtgcaataaaattttcaattccAAAATCTACGTTACACGAACGACTTAAAAATGGCACTGCCCCTTCTGGACCTTCCTTGGGCCGAAAGCCAGTTTTTTCAGTTGAAGCCGAAAATGCACTTGCTGTTCAAATTAAGAAGCTGGCAAAAGTTTTTTATGGAATAACTCCCCAGGAAGTACGAAGATGTGCTTTTGGATTTGCACAATCAAACAACATCCGAGTCCCCTTTAATCAAGAAAGAAAAATGGCTGGTAAAGACTGGGAAAGGGGCTTCATATCTCGTCACAATATTACGTTAAGGAAACCAGAAGCAACCAGCATTAACAGAATTACAGCTTTTAGTCGCAATgaagttactattttttttaacaatttatcCAGACTTatggaaaaatatgcattttcacccaataaaatttataattgcgATGAAACTGGGGTCACTACTGTACAACGCCCACCAAAAATATATGCAGAAAAAGGTCAGAAGCGTGTTGGATTTGTTACAAGCTGGGAAAGGGGGAAAACAACCACAGCGATGTGTGCCGTCAACGCTACAGGAACCTATATACCTCCCATGTTTATATTTGCACGCCAAAGAATGGCGTCCCATCTTCAACGAAACGGTCCCCCAGGTGCCCTTTACACATGCTCAAAAAATGGGTGGATTACAGAGGACATATTTCTTACTTGGTTACAACATTTTCAAGCATTTGTAAAAGCATCCAAAGAAGATCCAGTTCTTTTAATCATGGACAATCATAGCACTCACTGCACGTTACAAGCATATAATTTTTGTAGAGATAACGGTATTGCTGTTCTGACAATCCCTCCACATTCATCACATCGCCTTCAGCCACTCGATGTGAGCTTTTACTTTCCTCTAAAGACCGCATTCAACTCTGAATGTTCCAAATATTTGACCAGCCATCCAGGGGAGAAAATCACGCCTAGTGAGATTGCTGAATTATTTAATTTAGCATTTAGTAGAGTGGCAACCCCGGAAAAGGCTATCAAGGGATTTAAAGAGACAGGTATTTTCCCCTACAACCCTGACGTATTCACAGATGAAGATTTTGCTCCTGCAGAAGCCTTTCAATCCACTGTTTCTGATGCACTTCAAGAACCTACCCAAGCAGAAAAACTACTCAAAACAAATGAGACTACCCCTGAAAAAAATAGTAGTGTGAATGAGACAGAATTAAAAATGTTTCCTTTGCCGAGATAA